In the genome of Apodemus sylvaticus chromosome 2, mApoSyl1.1, whole genome shotgun sequence, one region contains:
- the Samd9 gene encoding sterile alpha motif domain-containing protein 9: protein MAETLNLPKNTDDWTKEDVNLWLQSHRIDQKHREILMAQDVSGTVLKWLNKKDLVDMGITHGPAIQIEGLFKELQKTSSKHFTQTPKKTKGSKNIPKTQTESRETSKQNQRTEENSCKADASSVNSQAKDSKSEKNEPVEDKTAQQDKQSSLGPTCIAYPFDEFSNPYRYKLHFILQPETGPLNLIDPVHEFKEFTNTRTATEQDIKMKFSNEVFRFASACMNSRTNGTIHFGVKDKPQGEIVGVALTTVTKDDLIDHFNLMIAQYFEAHQVQQAKKCIREPRFVEVLLPNSTPSNKFVIEVDIIPQYSECKEDYFQIKMQCFKNQEWQQNPKSLVFVRDGPKSKDIIGNKADFKTFKLDLKALSDSRKEAEKKFKEKPNGNSREGQKLIELLTGNKDLLDNSYYEWYILVTNKCHPDQTKHVDFLKEIKWFAVLEFDPESESNGVVKAFKGNRVANLHFPSLFIEEKTTISEKISSLNLYQQPSWIFCNGRLDLESDKYKPLDPISWQRERASEVRRVISFLTRDDIMPRGKFLVVFLLLSSVEDPRDPLIETFCAFYQDLKGMENILCICVHPKIYQVWKDLLEVRLSRQQDELSSQSISTLNLAEINGTILKLKSLTQSSKRFLPSVGSSTVLLKKEEEIMTALEILCENECEGTLLEKDKEKLLEFKTSKEEDFYRGGKVSWWNFYFSSENYSSSFVKRDKYIKLEKKIQEWADSSQPVCAKIIHLYHHPGCGGTTLAMHILWELRKKFRCAVLKNKTEDFSEIGEQVTNLITYGATDHQEYLPVLLLVDDFEEQDNVYLLQASIQTAVSNKHIRYEKPLVIILNCTRSQNPEKSAKMPDSIALVQQLSVKEQRAFELKLTEIKEQHKNFEDFYSFMIMKTNFNKEYIENVVRNILKGQNVTTKEAKLFAFLALLNAFVPDTTISLSQCEHFLGISNKKAYWGTEKFEDKMGTYSTILIKSEVIECGSYYGVRIIHHLIATLSLEELKRSYNLSKSKIVMDMLTENLFYDTGIGKSKFFQDMQTLLLTRQRNEHEGETGNWFSPFIEALHKDEGNDAVKAVLCEATRRFNPNAFICQALARHFYLKEKDFENALRWAKQARTIEPDNSYISDTLGQVYKSKIRWWVEDNTKKGIISVKELTELLDLAEHASIAFKESQQQTEDREYEGKERLYQKSKRRYDTYNIAGYQGEIEVGFYTIQILQLIPFFNNKNERSKRAMVNFISGNCDIPEDLNEFKSALKNFIPYLTNLQYSLKKSFDFFDDYFVLLKPRNNIKQYEEAKSRKKVAGYFQKYVDIFGPLEDSQNQNFRSKLSLSLQVERTRRSLEALKADKFSGLLEYLIKSPKAAVSSMEDIVNKYTFLLEQCAIKTQQKEKQNFILASIILSCINPTSKLVKPIKKLKEQLREILQPIGLTYQFSEPYFLASLLFWPENQQLDQDSKQMEKYARALENSFRGQYKRVYRTKQPIAYFFLGKGNSRNRLIHKGKIDEKFEKVSDINSWWHTGKVWEEEKVQDLLVRLQGRAENNSLYIEYGINEKITIPITPTHLGQLRSGRSIEKVSFYLGFSIGGLLAYDIKIV, encoded by the coding sequence ATGGCAGAGACACTCAACCTTCCAAAAAACACAGATGACTGGACAAAAGAAGATGTAAACCTGTGGCTACAAAGTCACAGGATTGACCAAAAGCACAGGGAAATCTTGATGGCACAAGATGTGAGTGGAACAGTCTTGAAGTGGTTAAATAAAAAAGATCTTGTTGATATGGGCATAACCCACGGACCAGCTATCCAAATAGAAGGGCTATTCAAAGAATTGCAGAAAACATCCTCAAAACACTTTACTCAGACACCTAAGAAGACAAAAGGCAGTAAAAATATTCCTAAAACACAGACAGAAAGTAGAGAGActtcaaagcaaaaccaaagaacTGAAGAGAACTCATGTAAGGCTGATGCTTCTTCAGTAAATTCACAGGCTAAAGAttctaaatcagaaaaaaatgaaccaGTAGAAGATAAGACAGCCCAACAGGATAAGCAGTCATCTCTAGGACCAACATGCATTGCATATCCTTTCGATGAATTCAGTAATCCATACCGTTACAAATTACATTTCATCCTACAGCCTGAAACAGGGCCACTCAATCTCATTGACCCAGTACATGAATTTAAGGAGTTCACAAACACAAGGACAGCGACAGAACAGGACATAAAGATGAAATTTAGCAATGAAGTCTTCCGATTTGCTTCAGCTTGTATGAACTCACGTACTAATGGCACCATTCATTTTGGAGTCAAAGACAAACCCCAAGGAGAAATTGTTGGTGTGGCGCTTACCACTGTTACTAAAGATGACCTCATTGACCACTTCAATCTGATGATAGCCCAGTATTTTGAGGCCCATCAAGTCCAACAAGCAAAGAAGTGCATTCGAGAGCCAAGATTTGTGGAAGTTTTACTGCCAAATAGTACTCCCTCTAACAAATTTGTTATTGAAGTGGATATCATTCCACAATACTCAGAATGCAAAGAAGACTATTTTCAAATCAAAATGCAATGTTTTAAGAACCAAGAATGGCAGCAAAATCCAAAGTCCTTAGTCTTTGTGAGAGATGGACCCAAAAGTAAGGACATCATAGGGAATAAAGCCGATTTCAAAACTTTTAAATTAGACTTAAAAGCACTGTCAGACTCTaggaaagaagcagaaaaaaaattcaaagaaaaaccaaatggAAACAGCAGAGAGGGGCAAAAGCTAATTGAGCTGTTGACAGGAAATAAGGATCTGTTAGATAATTCATACTATGAATGGTACATTCTTGTAACAAATAAATGTCATCCAGATCAAACCAAACATGTAGATTTCCTGAAGGAAATTAAATGGTTTGCTGTACTAGAGTTTGATCCTGAGTCTGAGAGCAATGGTGTGGTCAAGGCTTTCAAAGGAAACAGAGTAGCAAACCTTCACTTTCCCAGTctatttatagaagaaaaaacGACAATAAGTGAGAAGATTTCCAGTCTGAATCTTTACCAGCAACCCAGTTGGATTTTCTGCAATGGTAGGTTAGACCTAGAGAGTGACAAATACAAACCCTTAGATCCAATATCCTGGCAAAGGGAGCGAGCTTCTGAAGTCAGGAGAGTTATTTCATTTCTTACTCGTGATGACATAATGCCAAGAGGGAAATTTCTGGTAGTGTTTTTATTACTGTCCTCTGTGGAAGACCCAAGAGACCCTCTTATTGAGACTTTCTGTGCTTTCTATCAAGATCTCAAAGGAATGGAAAATATACTGTGTATTTGTGTCCACCCCAAAATATATCAGGTATGGAAAGACCTACTTGAAGTAAGATTATCAAGACAGCAAGATGAACTATCAAGCCAAAGCATTTCAACTTTAAATCTTGCAGAGATAAATGGCACTATTcttaaattaaaatctttaacTCAGTCTTCAAAGCGATTCTTGCCATCCGTTGGCTCATCTACTGTCCttctgaaaaaggaagaagaaattatGACTGCCTTGGAAATTCTCTGTGAAAATGAATGTGAAGGTACACTCTTggagaaagataaagagaaattACTTGAATTCAAGACATCCAAAGAGGAAGACTTCTACAGGGGTGGCAAAGTTTCCTGGTGGAACTTCTACTTTTCTTCTGAAAACTATTCTTCATCATTTGTCAAAAgggataaatatataaaacttgaaaaaaagaTTCAAGAATGGGCAGATTCTTCTCAGCCAGTATGTGCAAAAATTATTCACCTGTACCATCATCCAGGCTGTGGAGGAACTACTTTGGCCATGCATATTCTCTGGGAACTAAGGAAGAAGTTCAGATGTGCTGTGCTGAAAAATAAGACAGAGGACTTTTCAGAAATTGGAGAACAAGTAACAAATTTAATCACGTACGGAGCAACAGACCATCAAGAGTATTTACCTGTGCTGCTCCTTGTTGATGATTTTGAAGAACAAGACAATGTCTACCTTCTTCAGGCCTCCATCCAAACTGCTGTCTCTAACAAACACATTCGATATGAGAAGCCTCTAGTGATCATTCTAAATTGTACAAGGTCACAAAATCCTGAGAAAAGTGCAAAGATGCCAGACAGCATTGCCCTAGTACAACAACTCTCTGTCAAAGAACAGAGAGCATTTGAGCTTAAGCTGACAGAAATCAAAGAACAGCATAAAAACTTTgaagatttttattcttttatgatCATGAAAACCAACTTTAACAAAGAGTACATAGAAAATGTGGTAAGAAACATTCTGAAAGGGCAAAATGTCACCACCAAAGAAGCAAAGCTCTTTGCCTTCCTGGCTCTCCTCAACGCATTTGTACCCGACACGACCATTTCTCTTTCACAGTGTGAACATTTCCTAGGAATCTCAAACAAGAAGGCTTACTGGGGTACAGAAAAGTTTGAAGACAAAATGGGTACCTATTCCACAATTCTAATCAAATCAGAGGTGATTGAATGCGGGAGCTACTATGGAGTGCGCATCATTCACCATTTGATTGCCACTCTCTCCCTGGAAGAATTGAAGAGAAGCTATAACTTGAGCAAAAGTAAAATTGTGATGGATATGTTAACAGAAAATCTATTCTATGACACTGGTATAGGAAAAAGCAAATTTTTCCAAGACATGCAAACGCTGCTGCTCACAAGACAGCGCAATGAGCATGAAGGTGAGACAGGAAActggttttctccatttattgaaGCCTTACATAAAGATGAAGGAAATGATGCAGTTAAAGCTGTATTATGCGAAGCTACTCGTAGGTTCAACCCTAATGCATTCATCTGCCAAGCTTTAGCGAGACATTTCTACCTTAAAGAAAAGGACTTTGAAAATGCTCTACGCTGGGCAAAACAAGCAAGAACTATAGAGCCTGATAATTCTTACATCTCAGATACATTAGGTCAAGTctacaaaagtaaaataagatgGTGGGTGGAGGATAATACAAAAAAAGGGATTATCTCAGTGAAGGAGCTAACTGAACTTTTGGATTTAGCAGAGCATGCGTCAATTGCTTTTAAAGAATCTCAACAGCAAACTGAAGACCGAGAATATGAAGGGAAGGAAAGGCTGTATCAGAAGTCAAAAAGGAGATATGATACTTACAACATAGCTGGCTATCAAGGGGAGATAGAAGTTGGCTTCTATACCATCCAGATCCTCCAACTCATTCCtttttttaacaacaaaaatgaacgATCTAAACGAGCTATGGTCAACTTTATATCAGGAAATTGTGATATCCCCGAAGACCTAAATGAATTTAAGTCAGCACTCAAGAATTTTATTCCTTATCTAACTAACCTGCAGTATTCTTTGAAGAAatcctttgatttttttgatGATTATTTTGTCCTTCTAAAACCAAGAAACAATATAAAGCAGTATGAAGAGGCTAAAAGTCGGAAAAAGGTGGCTGGGTACTTTCAGAAGTATGTAGACATATTTGGCCCTTTGGAAGATTCACAAAATCAAAATTTTAGGTCAAAGCTCAGTCTATCACTACAAGTAGAAAGGACTCGGAGAAGCCTAGAAGCTTTAAAAGCAGATAAGTTTTCTGGACTCTTAGAATATCTTATCAAAAGTCCAAAAGCTGCTGTGAGCTCCATGGAGGATATTGTGAACAAATACACTTTCCTTCTTGAGCAATGTGCTATCAAAacccaacaaaaggaaaagcaaaacttTATCTTGGCCAGTATAATTCTCTCTTGTATTAACCCTACCTCCAAGTTAGTGAAGCCGATTAAGAAGCTGAAGGAACAGCTTCGAGAGATCCTGCAACCAATAGGACTGACTTATCAGTTTTCAGAACCGTATTTTCTAGCCTCTCTTTTATTCTGGCCAGAAAACCAACAACTAGATCAAGATTCTAAACAAATGGAAAAGTATGCTCGAGCACTGGAGAACTCTTTCAGGGGTCAATATAAACGCGTGTATCGAACAAAGCAACCAATTGCATATTTCTTTCTTGGGAAAGGTAACAGTAGGAACAGACTCATCCACAAAGGAAAAATTGATGAAAAATTTGAAAAGGTATCAGATATTAATTCCTGGTGGCACACTGGAAAAgtctgggaagaggaaaaggtCCAGGACCTTTTGGTTCGTTTACAGGGGCGAGCTGAAAACAACTCTTTATACATAGAATATGGGATCAATGAAAAAATCACAATACCAATTACACCCACTCATCTAGGTCAACTTAGAAGTGGGCGGAGCATAGAAAAGGTGTCTTTTTATCTAGGATTTTCCATTGGAGGCCTTCTTGCTTACGACATTAAAATTGTTTAA